In Providencia rettgeri, the following proteins share a genomic window:
- the msrB gene encoding peptide-methionine (R)-S-oxide reductase MsrB: MSNKDNQPIDISELNEMQRYVTQQAGTEPPFSGQLLHNRKDGVYECLCCGTPLFMSETKFDAGCGWPSFYQPVNEEAIKYIEDFSHGMHRIEVRCQHCNAHLGHVFPDGPQPTGQRYCINSASLSFIDDDSGEKTRG, from the coding sequence ATGTCAAATAAAGATAACCAACCTATTGATATTTCAGAGTTAAATGAAATGCAGCGTTACGTTACACAGCAAGCCGGTACCGAGCCCCCCTTTAGTGGTCAATTATTGCATAACCGTAAAGACGGTGTGTACGAATGTTTATGTTGTGGTACACCTTTATTTATGTCTGAGACCAAATTTGATGCAGGATGTGGTTGGCCAAGCTTTTATCAACCGGTTAATGAAGAGGCTATCAAATACATTGAGGATTTCTCTCATGGAATGCATCGTATTGAGGTTCGCTGTCAACACTGTAATGCGCATTTAGGGCATGTATTTCCAGACGGCCCTCAGCCTACTGGTCAGCGTTACTGCATTAATTCAGCATCATTAAGCTTTATTGATGATGATAGTGGTGAAAAGACGCGTGGATAA
- a CDS encoding YeaC family protein, whose protein sequence is MSVEVNPEQLEQLLAMMTPEIYERLVTAVELGKWPDGVMLTPEQKEHSLQMVLLWQSRHNHDPEHMTVGTNGEITMKSKQELKMLFQGEMLATLKPQHNDE, encoded by the coding sequence GTGAGCGTTGAAGTTAATCCAGAACAACTTGAACAATTGTTGGCAATGATGACCCCGGAAATTTATGAACGCCTAGTAACCGCCGTTGAACTCGGTAAATGGCCGGATGGGGTGATGTTAACACCGGAACAGAAAGAACATAGTTTACAAATGGTATTATTGTGGCAGTCACGACATAACCATGACCCAGAGCATATGACGGTAGGGACTAATGGTGAAATTACGATGAAGAGCAAACAAGAGCTAAAAATGTTGTTCCAAGGTGAAATGCTGGCGACCTTAAAACCGCAACATAATGATGAATAA
- the ansA gene encoding asparaginase has protein sequence MQKKSIYVVYTGGTIGMRHSPQGYVPVSGHLQAQLAQMPEFHRPEMPEFTIREHQPLIDSSDITPEDWQLIADDICENYPLYDGFVILHGTDTMAFTASALSFMFENLKKPVIVTGSQIPLEALRSDGQTNLLNALYLAANYPVNEVGLFFNNKLYRGNRTVKAHADGFDAFSSPNCSPLMEAGINIRTFNTCPAPIGIGEFKGHQITPQPIGVVTLYPGLSIEIVRNILQQPVKALILRSYGVGNAPQQPELLRILREATNRGIIVVNLTQCISGRVNMEGYATGHALAEAGVISGYDMTFEAALSKLHYLLSQNYTPALIRELMQNNLRGELSYADE, from the coding sequence ATGCAGAAAAAATCCATTTATGTTGTCTATACTGGCGGAACAATTGGCATGCGCCATTCACCACAGGGATATGTGCCGGTTTCCGGTCATTTACAAGCTCAGTTAGCTCAAATGCCCGAGTTTCACCGCCCTGAAATGCCTGAGTTTACGATCCGTGAGCATCAGCCGTTGATTGATTCATCTGATATTACCCCTGAAGATTGGCAGCTTATCGCTGATGACATTTGTGAAAACTACCCACTTTATGATGGGTTTGTCATTTTACATGGCACTGATACCATGGCTTTTACTGCTTCCGCGTTATCTTTCATGTTTGAAAACTTGAAAAAACCGGTGATAGTGACAGGGTCACAAATCCCCTTGGAAGCATTGCGTTCTGATGGGCAGACGAATCTATTAAATGCATTATATTTAGCGGCAAACTACCCCGTTAATGAAGTCGGACTATTTTTTAATAATAAATTATATCGCGGTAACCGTACCGTTAAAGCCCATGCTGACGGCTTTGATGCGTTTAGTTCGCCTAACTGCTCACCACTAATGGAAGCGGGCATCAATATTCGCACATTTAATACATGCCCTGCTCCTATTGGTATTGGTGAATTTAAAGGCCACCAAATTACACCTCAACCTATCGGCGTGGTGACACTTTACCCTGGACTTTCCATTGAGATTGTTCGCAATATTCTTCAGCAACCCGTTAAGGCACTAATATTGCGCTCTTACGGTGTCGGTAATGCCCCTCAGCAACCCGAATTACTCCGTATACTTCGCGAGGCAACGAATCGGGGAATTATTGTGGTGAACCTGACACAATGCATTTCTGGTCGTGTTAATATGGAAGGCTATGCCACAGGTCACGCGCTTGCAGAAGCTGGAGTGATCAGTGGATACGACATGACTTTTGAAGCCGCCTTAAGTAAGTTGCACTACTTACTTAGCCAAAATTATACCCCTGCGTTAATCCGTGAGCTAATGCAGAATAATTTACGCGGTGAGTTGAGCTATGCTGATGAATAA
- the sppA gene encoding signal peptide peptidase SppA, translating into MRQLWDIIATIFRISWRALNFIREFVFNAIFLVLFFVVIGSIALYQTDTQPEKNYFGALYVDLQGVIVDQVSAPDPFGRMSRELLGTSNSRMQENSLFDIVDTIRTAANDDRITGMVLRLDNLVGADQPSLAYIGKAINEFKHSGKQVYAIGNSYNQSQYYLASYADDIYLTPQGAVGVYGFATNGLYYKTLLEKLKVSSHIFRVGTYKSAVEPLMRDDMSPEARLANKQWLDALWNNYLAEIAKNRNTTSAQIFPGADAILEQLRSVKGDSAQYALKQKLVDKLYTNEQVEDLLSKHFGWNKEDKQFNNISIYDYSAKIADTNTSQGGNIAVIVVQGAIMDGPQTAGIAGGDTIAAQIRDARLDDNIKAIVLRVNSPGGSVSASDLIRSELASAHAAGKPVVVSMGGMAASGGYWVSTPADYIIASPNTLTGSIGIFGVINTFEKSLDSIGVYTDGVSTSPLADVSLTKGISPQFADMMQITIENGYETFIGLVAKARHKTPAEIDKIAQGRVWIGQDALKNGLVDQLGDFDNAVDKAAELAKLSDVKLDWMKPELTFMDQLLLELTTNVQAVMPDVLHVFLPPAVATDIRQQAQFFLKMNDPQNRYAFCLNCAEIN; encoded by the coding sequence ATGCGTCAACTATGGGACATCATCGCTACCATCTTTAGAATCAGCTGGCGAGCACTAAACTTTATTAGGGAATTCGTTTTCAACGCTATTTTCTTAGTATTATTTTTTGTCGTTATTGGGTCGATTGCCCTTTACCAAACAGATACTCAACCCGAAAAAAATTATTTTGGTGCTTTATATGTAGATTTGCAGGGCGTTATTGTAGACCAAGTTTCTGCTCCCGACCCATTTGGTCGCATGAGTCGTGAACTGCTGGGGACTTCAAATAGCCGCATGCAAGAAAATTCACTATTCGACATCGTTGACACCATCCGCACCGCTGCAAATGATGACCGGATCACAGGGATGGTATTACGCCTAGATAATTTAGTTGGCGCTGATCAGCCCTCATTAGCTTATATCGGTAAGGCGATCAACGAATTTAAACATTCTGGAAAACAGGTTTACGCCATCGGTAACAGTTATAATCAGTCACAATACTACCTTGCTAGTTACGCTGATGATATCTACCTCACCCCACAAGGGGCTGTTGGCGTGTATGGTTTTGCAACTAATGGCCTATATTACAAGACACTATTAGAAAAACTTAAAGTCAGTAGCCATATATTCCGTGTAGGTACTTATAAATCTGCAGTTGAGCCGTTAATGCGTGATGATATGTCCCCTGAGGCACGTTTAGCCAATAAACAGTGGTTAGATGCCCTTTGGAACAATTACCTCGCAGAAATCGCCAAAAACCGTAATACAACCAGCGCACAAATTTTCCCTGGGGCTGATGCTATTTTAGAACAATTACGATCAGTCAAAGGCGATAGCGCGCAGTATGCTTTAAAACAAAAGTTGGTTGATAAACTTTATACCAACGAACAAGTTGAAGACTTACTCAGTAAACACTTTGGTTGGAATAAAGAAGATAAACAATTCAATAATATTAGTATCTATGATTATTCCGCTAAAATAGCAGATACCAATACAAGTCAAGGTGGCAATATCGCTGTAATTGTTGTTCAAGGAGCCATCATGGATGGCCCGCAAACAGCAGGAATTGCCGGAGGCGATACCATCGCAGCACAAATCCGCGATGCTCGCCTTGATGATAATATTAAAGCGATTGTCTTACGTGTTAACAGCCCGGGTGGAAGCGTCAGTGCTTCTGATTTGATCCGCAGTGAACTGGCTTCTGCCCATGCAGCGGGCAAACCTGTTGTGGTTTCTATGGGGGGTATGGCGGCATCAGGTGGTTACTGGGTATCAACGCCTGCGGACTATATTATTGCCAGTCCAAACACATTGACTGGTTCAATTGGTATATTTGGCGTGATCAATACCTTTGAAAAATCCTTAGATTCTATTGGTGTATATACTGATGGTGTATCAACGTCACCATTAGCTGATGTTTCGTTGACGAAAGGGATCAGCCCACAATTTGCAGACATGATGCAAATCACCATTGAAAATGGCTATGAAACATTTATTGGCTTAGTCGCTAAAGCTCGCCATAAAACACCTGCGGAGATAGATAAAATTGCGCAAGGCCGTGTGTGGATCGGGCAAGATGCATTGAAAAATGGCCTTGTCGACCAGCTAGGTGATTTTGATAATGCGGTAGATAAAGCCGCTGAGCTCGCTAAACTCAGTGACGTTAAGTTAGATTGGATGAAGCCCGAACTGACCTTTATGGATCAATTGCTACTTGAATTAACCACAAACGTTCAAGCCGTAATGCCAGATGTGCTACACGTGTTTTTACCTCCTGCAGTCGCGACGGACATCCGCCAGCAAGCTCAATTTTTCTTAAAAATGAATGACCCGCAAAACCGTTATGCTTTTTGCTTAAATTGCGCAGAAATTAATTGA
- the pncA gene encoding bifunctional nicotinamidase/pyrazinamidase — translation MKTALLLVDLQNDFCTGGTLAVNESEHVIDVANKAIAICQQKQIDIIASQDWHPATHLSFAANSNTQIGEVGELNGITQVWWPIHCVQGEHGAELHSNLNQSLIREIFTKGENPQVDSYSAFFDNDKISQTRLHAWLQEHHISHLVIMGIATDYCVKFTVLDALKLGYTVGVLVDGCRGVNLAANDSQDALAEMQEQGARLITLTDLH, via the coding sequence ATGAAAACAGCTTTACTGTTAGTCGATTTACAAAACGACTTTTGCACCGGCGGGACATTGGCAGTAAATGAAAGCGAACATGTCATTGATGTTGCGAATAAAGCAATCGCTATTTGCCAACAAAAACAGATAGACATCATTGCAAGTCAAGATTGGCATCCCGCGACACACCTTAGTTTCGCAGCTAATTCAAACACACAAATTGGCGAAGTCGGTGAATTAAACGGCATTACACAAGTTTGGTGGCCGATTCATTGCGTTCAAGGTGAACACGGTGCTGAGTTACACTCAAATTTAAATCAATCGCTTATTCGTGAAATTTTCACCAAAGGGGAAAACCCACAGGTTGATAGCTATAGTGCTTTTTTCGATAATGATAAAATTAGCCAAACTCGTCTTCATGCATGGCTACAAGAACACCACATTTCGCATTTAGTTATTATGGGAATTGCGACGGATTATTGTGTCAAATTTACTGTACTAGATGCATTAAAACTAGGCTATACCGTGGGTGTTCTCGTTGATGGGTGTAGGGGTGTTAATCTAGCGGCTAATGACAGCCAAGACGCCTTAGCCGAAATGCAAGAACAAGGTGCAAGGCTAATTACCTTAACCGACCTACATTAG